Proteins co-encoded in one Salvia splendens isolate huo1 chromosome 4, SspV2, whole genome shotgun sequence genomic window:
- the LOC121800234 gene encoding uncharacterized protein LOC121800234, whose translation MGLLNLIWLPANILNSAASSLTSPWISHGHTTRKSPRRRPLHTCGASCVAIARKASAKAQDLDAPLGPMAKKSISIFNTFCPSFVHSAAHRCLGLLIVIDDQILTIEGKLEAIIPRSAAVFDGIDGVVRRAEALPEILDEAVRKSVVVIRQLPLVDWAVARLISWLSFVLSVLVDIGCGEKEISIDENCKSEEQTKSVQFEKGYSYADAARKEQEDEMGAVSREVIHLSVKRMHSWKSRIKALEEPLSAGDSPMYSSYQSANTSPVSDGSQEENHAFNQTLGCSYKDDQMETEEDHVHLKDIPLIQ comes from the exons ATGGGGCTTCTCAATCTCATTTGGCTTCCTGCAAACATTCTAAACTCAGCGGCTTCCTCTCTAACTTCG CCATGGATTTCTCACGGACACACCACCAGAAAATCGCCACGGCGGCGTCCCCTGCACACGTGCGGCGCTTCCTGTGTAGCCATCGCTCGCAAAGCCAGCGCCAAGGCGCAGGATCTGGACGCGCCGCTTGGACCGATGGCGAAGAAGTCCATCTCCATATTCAACACCTTCTGCCCCTCCTTCGTACACAGCGCGGCGCATAGATGTTTAGGTTTGCTGATCGTGATCGACGACCAAATCCTGACGATCGAAGGTAAACTCGAGGCGATCATCCCCCGATCGGCGGCCGTATTCGACGGGATCGATGGGGTGGTGCGGCGCGCGGAGGCTCTGCCGGAGATCCTGGACGAGGCGGTGAGGAAATCGGTGGTGGTGATCCGTCAGTTGCCGTTGGTGGATTGGGCGGTGGCGCGTCTGATCTCGTGGCTGAGCTTCGTGCTGTCGGTGCTGGTGGATATCGGATGTGGTGAGAAGGAAATCAGCATCGACGAGAACTGCAAATCGGAGGAGCAGACGAAATCGGTGCAGTTCGAGAAGGGGTATTCGTACGCGGACGCAGCGAGGAAGGAGCAGGAAGACGAAATGGGTGCAGTTTCGAGAGAAGTGATACATTTATCGGTGAAGAGGATGCATTCATGGAAGAGCAGAATAAAGGCGCTGGAAGAGCCGCTGTCGGCAGGGGATTCGCCGATGTACTCTTCGTATCAGTCGGCAAACACGTCTCCGGTGTCGGACGGCTCGCAGGAGGAGAACCATGCCTTCAACCAGACGCTAGGATGCAGTTACAAGGATGACCAAATGGAGACGGAGGAGGATCATGTACATTTGAAGGATATTCCACTCATCCAATAG
- the LOC121798418 gene encoding U-box domain-containing protein 45-like: MDASEIEENLISIGEPKLHGEMCKSLCTMYVKVLSIFPDLEAARPRSTSGIQALCALHIALEKTKNILQHCAECSKLYLAITGDSVVLKFEKARSALEDSLTRVEDIVPQVIGTQIGEILAELRRIEFALDPVEKQIGDEIIALLQQGRNFNSSSNDNNELESFHQAASKLGITSSRATLRERRALKKLIDRARAEEDKRKESIIAYLLHLIRKYSKLFRSELSDDNDSQGSTPCSPTVQASLDDGIVLGRSGCAFDRQLSKLNSFNFKSNFRRSDQMAVPPEELRCPISLQLMYDPVIIASGQTYERVCIEKWFCDGHNTCPKTQQQLPHLSLTPNYCVKGLVATWCEQNGIPVPDGPPESLDLNYWRLVLSESDSTNLKSFESISSCKCKGVKVVPLNDSGTIEEAEGNEEEEISTQEDDCEVNIFQKYKDYLRILENEDDLMKKCKVVEQIRHLLKDDEEARIYMGANGFVEALLLFLESAVYAKNGVAQEIGAMALFNLAVNNKRNQELMLASGVLPILQNMIVDTDSAGAATALYLNLSCLEEVKPVIGTTEAVPFLIQVLKNENHEQCKLDALHTLYNISSQAANIPYLLSAGIVDTLQTLITYPSNQAWTEKCIAVLIYLASSNTARDEMIKTPGLTSSLAAILDVGEPIEQEQAVACLLILCNASEKCSQMVLQEGVIPSLVSISVNGTVRGKQKAQKLLMFFREQRQRDPPTGPTQPGSQSCETGLASEDTKSKTVSRRKVGKVWGFLRKKKSFSVYQC; this comes from the exons ATGGATGCTTCTGAGATTGAAGAAAATTTAATCTCCATTGGTGAGCCAAAG CTACATGGCGAGATGTGCAAGAGCCTGTGTACCATGTATGTGAAGGTGCTTTCGATTTTTCCAGACCTAGAAGCAGCTAGGCCAAGGAGCACATCTGGAATTCAGGCACTATGTGCTCTGCATATTGCGCTCGAGAAGACGAAGAATATTCTACAACACTGTGCAGAGTGTAGTAAACTGTACTTG GCAATAACAGGAGATTCTGTTGTTCTAAAATTTGAGAAGGCGAGATCTGCCCTGGAAGATAGTTTAACTCGGGTTGAAGATATTGTTCCACAAGTTATTGGCACGCAG ATTGGTGAAATTTTAGCTGAGCTCAGAAGGATTGAGTTCGCGCTTGATCCTGTGGAGAAGCAAATTGGTGATGAGATTATTGCTTTGCTCCAGCAAGGAAGGAATTTTAACAGCAGTTCAAATGACAATAATGAGCTTGAATCCTTCCACCAAGCTGCTTCTAAATTGGGTATAACCTCTTCAAGAGCTACACTTAGGGAGAGGAGGGCTTTAAAGAAGCTCATAGACAGAGCTCGGGCTGAGGAAGacaaaaggaaagagtcaaTAATTGCTTATCTTCTTCATCTCATAAGGAAGTATTCAAAGTTGTTCAGAAGTGAGCTATCAGATGATAATGACTCACAAGGTTCAACGCCTTGCTCACCTACTGTTCAAGCATCTTTGGATGATGGCATTGTTCTGGGCCGCAGTGGCTGTGCCTTTGACAGACAGCTGTCAAAACTGAattcttttaattttaagtccAATTTCCGGAGATCAGACCAGATGGCAGTCCCTCCTGAAGAGTTAAGGTGTCCAATATCATTGCAACTTATGTACGATCCAGTTATTATAGCTTCTGGACAAACATATGAAAGGGTTTGCATTGAAAAATGGTTCTGTGATGGACACAATACTTGCCCTAAAACTCAGCAGCAGCTCCCTCATTTATCGTTGACTCCAAATTATTGTGTTAAAGGTTTGGTGGCTACTTGGTGCGAACAGAATGGTATTCCTGTTCCAGATGGCCCACCAGAGTCCCTTGACCTGAATTACTGGCGGTTAGTGTTATCAGAGAGTGACTCTACAAATTTGAAGTCATTTGAAAGTATCAGTTCATGCAAGTGCAAGGGTGTTAAGGTGGTACCTTTGAATGACAGTGGCACCATTGAGGAAGCTGAAGGAAATGAAGAGGAAGAGATTTCTACACAGGAGGATGATTGTGAAGTTAATATCTTTCAGAAATACAAGGATTATCTGAGAATATTGGAGAATGAGGATGACTTGATGAAGAAATGCAAAGTGGTGGAGCAAATAAGACACTTGCTAAAGGATGACGAGGAAGCCAGGATTTATATGGGGGCTAATGGTTTTGTCGAAGCATTGCTGCTATTTTTGGAGTCTGCTGTCTATGCCAAGAATGGGGTGGCTCAGGAAATTGGAGCAATGGCTCTATTCAACCTTGCTGTAAATAATAAAAG AAACCAAGAGTTGATGCTGGCATCAGGAGTACTTCCAATATTACAGAACATGATTGTCGATACTGATTCTGCTGGAGCAGCTACAGCTCTTTACCTGAATCTTTCGTGCCTCGAGGAGGTCAAGCCTGTTATAGGAACTACGGAGGCTGTCCCTTTCTTGATCCAGGTTCTTAAGAATGAAAATCACGAGCAATGTAAACTGGATGCTCTCCACACACTCTATAACATTTCGAGTCAAGCCGCGAATATTCCTTACCTCCTGTCAGCTGGCATTGTTGATACCCTCCAAACTCTCATCACATACCCGAGCAACCAAGCTTGGACCGAGAAATGCATTGCTGTGTTAATATATCTAGCCTCAAGCAACACCGCAAGAGATGAGATGATAAAGACTCCTGGGCTGACCAGTTCACTTGCCGCCATTCTGGATGTTGGTGAGCCCATCGAACAAGAACAAGCTGTGGCTTGCCTTCTGATATTATGCAATGCGAGTGAGAAGTGCAGTCAAATGGTCCTACAAGAAGGGGTGATACCTTCGTTGGTGTCCATTTCAGTGAATGGGACTGTGAGAGGGAAACAGAAAGCGCAGAAGCTTCTGATGTTTTTCCGGGAGCAGCGGCAACGAGATCCCCCAACTGGTCCTACCCAGCCGGGGTCTCAGAGTTGTGAGACGGGGCTGGCCTCTGAAGATACAAAGTCAAAGACAGTTTCCAGAAGAAAAGTTGGTAAGGTATGGGGTTTCTTGCGGAAGAAAAAGAGTTTCTCTGTATACCAATGTTAG